From Pseudonocardia autotrophica, one genomic window encodes:
- a CDS encoding MFS transporter translates to MGAPPAIDLQGLIDKHPVGPYQRRVLLLCLGVLVLDGLDVAMVSFIAPSLIADWGLDKAEVGPIVTGGLLGLALGSLIGGPLADRFGRRRVIIASMVFFGLTCAATALAPDVFWFTVLRVITGLGLGAALPSATTLVSEFAPARRRAALMAITYCGMTLGAALAGYVTSVAVQVATWHWALVVGGALPLLYVVLVARTLPESPKYLARDDRRRAELAALMDRVVPEPVPADARFFLDEQATGSRTRVTGLVNEPFRLGTATIWIGFISAFFIVYLMNSWLPILMTDVGFSLTAAATIGLLLQLGGTVGNVGIGWLMDRFGLHRTMAIGMSCAAVMLVLIAVSPREVVVLGALIFVLGMFTNSVATGFPILSASYYPTAIRATGTSWATGIARFGAIGGAAAGTALVAIGLGYEQVFLVLLLPAALAVVAVTVKGRFARGNEPSARPPGRPEPDTATTSGRPATD, encoded by the coding sequence ATGGGCGCACCGCCCGCGATCGACCTGCAAGGCCTGATCGACAAGCATCCTGTCGGCCCTTACCAGCGCCGCGTCCTGTTGCTCTGCCTCGGAGTGCTCGTCCTGGACGGGCTCGACGTCGCGATGGTCAGCTTCATCGCACCGTCGCTGATCGCGGACTGGGGCCTGGACAAGGCCGAGGTCGGCCCGATCGTCACCGGCGGGCTGCTGGGCCTGGCACTCGGCTCCCTGATCGGCGGGCCGCTCGCCGACCGGTTCGGCCGGCGGCGGGTGATCATCGCCTCGATGGTCTTCTTCGGCCTGACCTGCGCCGCGACGGCACTGGCACCCGACGTGTTCTGGTTCACCGTGCTCCGGGTGATCACCGGTCTCGGGCTCGGCGCGGCACTCCCCAGCGCGACCACCCTGGTCTCCGAGTTCGCCCCCGCCCGACGGCGGGCGGCCCTGATGGCGATCACCTACTGCGGAATGACCCTGGGCGCCGCACTCGCCGGATACGTGACCAGCGTTGCCGTCCAGGTCGCGACGTGGCACTGGGCGCTCGTCGTGGGCGGGGCCCTCCCGCTGCTCTACGTCGTGCTCGTGGCCAGGACCCTGCCGGAGTCGCCCAAGTACCTGGCCCGCGACGACCGGCGGCGCGCCGAGCTCGCCGCCCTGATGGACCGCGTGGTGCCCGAGCCCGTGCCGGCCGATGCCCGGTTCTTCCTCGACGAGCAGGCGACCGGATCCCGGACGCGGGTCACCGGGCTGGTGAACGAGCCGTTCCGGCTCGGCACCGCCACCATCTGGATCGGGTTCATCTCCGCCTTCTTCATCGTCTACCTGATGAACAGCTGGCTGCCGATCCTCATGACCGACGTCGGCTTCTCGCTCACCGCCGCCGCCACCATCGGCCTGCTGCTGCAGCTCGGCGGTACCGTCGGCAACGTGGGGATCGGCTGGTTGATGGACCGGTTCGGGCTGCACCGCACGATGGCGATCGGGATGAGCTGCGCCGCGGTCATGCTGGTCCTGATCGCCGTATCGCCCCGGGAGGTCGTCGTCCTCGGCGCGTTGATCTTCGTGCTGGGGATGTTCACCAACTCGGTCGCGACCGGCTTTCCGATCCTCTCCGCCTCCTACTACCCCACCGCCATCCGGGCGACCGGCACCAGCTGGGCCACCGGTATCGCCCGGTTCGGGGCGATCGGCGGTGCTGCCGCCGGCACCGCGCTCGTGGCGATCGGCCTCGGGTACGAGCAGGTCTTCCTGGTGCTGCTGCTTCCGGCCGCGCTCGCCGTCGTCGCCGTGACGGTCAAGGGCAGGTTCGCCCGCGGGAACGAGCCGTCCGCCCGCCCGCCCGGCCGGCCCGAACCGGACACCGCGACGACCTCCGGGCGACCGGCGACCGACTGA
- a CDS encoding alpha/beta fold hydrolase has translation MSAAARRTPASAGGTIVLLVHGAWHSSLHWALLQRELTERGIASLALDLPGHGPGSPIPSGYLRPGQPGLGEERSALAAITVADGADVVVGALSAARRNHSRTVVVAHSAGGGAVSLAAEQAPDLLDRIVYLSAFIPAGRPRFTDFITDPVNAGAVRIPTVGDAADLGAHRINPLSPDPAVTEPLRLAFLDEQAPGATEGWRLLLHPDEPFATLSAPVTVTARRWGRVPRSYIRLEDDRALPAATQQLMIDEADRVAPERPCEVHSLAGGHSPFITRPAQLAELITRIAR, from the coding sequence ATGTCCGCAGCAGCCCGCCGGACCCCCGCGTCCGCAGGGGGAACGATCGTCCTGCTGGTGCACGGTGCGTGGCACTCCTCGCTGCACTGGGCGCTCCTGCAGCGTGAGCTCACCGAGCGAGGGATCGCCAGTCTGGCTCTCGACCTTCCCGGCCACGGGCCCGGCAGCCCGATCCCCTCGGGCTATCTCCGGCCGGGACAGCCGGGGCTCGGCGAGGAGCGGTCGGCACTGGCCGCGATCACGGTCGCGGACGGTGCGGACGTCGTGGTGGGTGCGTTGTCGGCGGCGCGGCGGAACCACAGCCGGACCGTCGTGGTGGCACACAGCGCCGGGGGAGGGGCGGTCTCGCTCGCCGCGGAGCAGGCGCCGGATCTCCTCGACCGCATCGTCTACCTCTCGGCGTTCATCCCGGCGGGACGGCCGCGGTTCACCGACTTCATCACCGATCCGGTGAACGCCGGAGCGGTCCGGATCCCGACCGTGGGCGATGCGGCGGACCTGGGTGCGCACCGGATCAACCCGCTCTCGCCCGATCCGGCCGTTACCGAACCGCTCCGCCTGGCGTTCCTCGACGAGCAGGCGCCCGGGGCGACGGAGGGCTGGCGACTGCTGCTGCACCCCGACGAGCCGTTCGCGACCCTCTCCGCCCCCGTCACGGTGACAGCCCGGCGGTGGGGCCGGGTTCCCCGCTCCTACATCCGGCTCGAGGACGACCGGGCACTTCCCGCGGCCACCCAGCAGCTGATGATCGACGAGGCGGACCGGGTGGCCCCGGAGCGACCGTGCGAGGTCCACTCCCTGGCCGGAGGCCACTCCCCGTTCATCACACGCCCGGCGCAGCTCGCCGAGCTGATCACCCGGATCGCGCGGTGA
- a CDS encoding sugar phosphate isomerase/epimerase family protein: MSTGSPSLACSANTLRRADLDTRVRAAAAAGFTGIGLRVSDYRDAGREDAAIRDLLAEHELRVLELEHTWDWSGAGDPVEDVVFRFADRIGVRQLNVPMFVDHPVATLVRGFAGLCDRAAAHGLLIGLEFLPYAHVRTLPAAAEIVGSADRPNGGLVIDLWHWFRSGATPADLQHVPADTIHSVQLCDVAPRAEADLMNEARHRRLLPGQGAGDTTAVLDALAAHGVRSPASVEVFSDVLDSSPAETAARLAFRAGAAVLERSSFTPTDRSPADEERTG, from the coding sequence ATGAGCACCGGATCGCCGTCGCTGGCCTGCAGCGCCAACACCCTTCGCCGTGCCGACCTGGACACCCGCGTCCGTGCGGCGGCCGCCGCCGGGTTCACCGGCATCGGTCTGCGCGTCTCCGACTACCGCGACGCCGGGCGCGAGGACGCCGCGATCCGGGACCTGCTCGCGGAGCACGAGCTCCGGGTCCTCGAGCTGGAGCACACCTGGGACTGGTCCGGGGCCGGTGATCCGGTCGAGGACGTCGTGTTCCGGTTCGCCGACCGGATCGGGGTCCGCCAGCTGAACGTCCCGATGTTCGTCGACCATCCGGTCGCCACCCTCGTCCGCGGGTTCGCGGGCCTGTGTGACCGGGCCGCGGCGCACGGCCTGCTGATCGGCCTGGAGTTCCTGCCCTACGCGCACGTCCGGACCCTCCCCGCAGCCGCCGAGATCGTCGGCTCCGCCGACCGGCCCAACGGAGGGCTGGTGATCGACCTGTGGCACTGGTTCCGCTCCGGTGCCACCCCGGCGGACCTGCAGCACGTGCCGGCCGACACGATCCACTCGGTCCAGCTGTGCGACGTGGCCCCCCGTGCCGAGGCCGATCTGATGAACGAGGCCCGCCACCGGCGGCTGCTGCCCGGCCAGGGGGCGGGCGACACCACCGCCGTGCTCGATGCACTGGCCGCGCACGGTGTCCGGTCGCCGGCGTCGGTGGAGGTCTTCTCCGACGTACTCGACTCCTCCCCCGCCGAGACCGCCGCCCGCCTCGCGTTCCGCGCGGGCGCGGCTGTCCTGGAACGGTCGTCGTTCACCCCCACCGACCGGAGCCCGGCCGACGAGGAGCGGACCGGATGA
- a CDS encoding maleylacetate reductase encodes MNRDFVHESAPGRVRFAVGALDRLPAEIDRLGLRRVIVVCSPDRPAAADAVTESLGTRSAGLHPHAEMHVPAGIADRAVARCRELDADGCVAVGGGSAIGLAKVIALRTGLPVVAVPTTYSGSEMTPVWGLTTDGRKITGRDPRVRPVSVVYDPALTVGLPPAVSSTSAVNAVAHAAEALYAPDATPVTSLLAAESVRVLARVLPSLASGRADIDDRADALYGSWLAGTVLGATTMSLHHKLCHVLGGAFDLPHAPTHTAVLPHVLALNLRAHAEARTALVSALGTPDPAGTLHRLALDTGAEMSLAALGLPADGIGSVVDAVLDAPYANPVPVTREAVRRVLDAAFAGVPPT; translated from the coding sequence GTGAACCGCGACTTCGTCCACGAATCCGCACCGGGACGGGTGAGGTTCGCGGTCGGGGCGCTCGACCGGCTCCCGGCCGAGATCGACCGGCTCGGGCTGCGACGCGTCATCGTGGTGTGCTCGCCGGACCGGCCCGCTGCCGCCGACGCCGTGACGGAGTCGCTCGGCACCCGGAGTGCCGGGCTGCACCCGCACGCCGAGATGCACGTCCCGGCCGGGATCGCGGACCGTGCGGTCGCGCGATGCCGCGAGCTGGACGCCGACGGCTGTGTCGCCGTGGGCGGGGGCTCCGCGATCGGGCTCGCGAAGGTCATCGCCCTGCGGACCGGGCTGCCGGTCGTCGCCGTACCGACCACCTACTCGGGCTCGGAGATGACGCCGGTGTGGGGGCTCACCACCGACGGCCGGAAGATCACCGGCCGGGATCCGCGGGTGCGCCCGGTGAGCGTCGTGTACGACCCGGCCCTGACCGTCGGGCTGCCGCCCGCCGTCTCGTCGACCAGCGCCGTGAACGCCGTCGCGCACGCGGCGGAGGCCCTCTACGCCCCCGATGCCACGCCGGTCACCTCACTGCTCGCCGCCGAGTCGGTACGAGTACTGGCGCGCGTATTGCCCTCGCTCGCCTCCGGCCGGGCGGACATCGACGACCGGGCCGACGCCCTCTACGGCTCCTGGCTGGCGGGCACCGTTCTCGGCGCCACCACGATGTCGTTGCACCACAAGCTCTGCCACGTGCTCGGGGGTGCGTTCGACCTGCCACACGCCCCGACCCACACGGCGGTACTGCCGCACGTGCTCGCCCTCAACCTGCGGGCACACGCCGAGGCCCGGACGGCGTTGGTCTCGGCGCTCGGCACCCCCGATCCGGCCGGCACGCTCCATCGGCTCGCGCTGGACACAGGTGCCGAGATGTCGCTGGCAGCGCTCGGTCTGCCGGCGGACGGGATCGGCTCCGTGGTCGACGCCGTCCTGGACGCCCCCTACGCGAATCCCGTTCCGGTGACCCGGGAGGCCGTGCGCCGCGTGCTCGACGCGGCCTTCGCCGGGGTGCCGCCGACCTGA
- a CDS encoding MaoC family dehydratase N-terminal domain-containing protein, which yields MTATIDPAIVGTVHPTIETEIERGRLRAFAHAIGETDPVYSDLGAARAAGHPDLPVPPTFLFGIGSDMAWLDTLGIDLAAVLHGSQRFTYRSMAYAGDTLRFTPRIVDTYERKGGALQFLVRETAVTRIDGSAVADLQETIVVREVAP from the coding sequence ATGACCGCGACGATCGATCCCGCGATCGTCGGCACCGTCCATCCGACGATCGAGACCGAGATCGAGCGGGGCCGGCTGCGGGCGTTCGCCCACGCGATCGGCGAGACCGATCCCGTCTACTCCGATCTCGGTGCCGCCCGCGCGGCCGGGCACCCCGATCTGCCGGTGCCGCCGACGTTCCTGTTCGGCATCGGCTCGGACATGGCCTGGCTCGACACACTCGGCATCGACCTGGCCGCCGTCCTGCACGGCTCACAGCGGTTCACTTATCGCTCGATGGCGTACGCCGGGGACACGCTGCGATTCACGCCGCGGATCGTCGACACCTACGAGCGCAAGGGCGGGGCGCTGCAGTTCCTCGTCCGGGAGACGGCCGTGACTCGCATCGACGGGTCCGCGGTCGCCGACCTGCAGGAGACCATCGTCGTGCGGGAGGTCGCGCCGTGA
- a CDS encoding alpha/beta fold hydrolase encodes MHTLELDDVDIAYRTFGTGSELVVLVHGWPQTGRCWRRIAGPLAERRTVLVPDLRGYGDSGLARSGAYTKRDAAGDVAALIERLGHDSAIVVGHDRGARVSHRLALDHPDRVSALALLDIVPTRTVMNTFDRSSAAAMWHWFFHLQPDLPELLLAGNAEPYLRHFMRGVLATGAVDEETFGHYVRAFSEPGHLAAGLADYRAGFTTDLELDELDHAGGKRITSPLLVLWGAEGGLGGTDVVDTWRRHHADSDAVVGHAVPGGHYVPEEAPEAVLTALRGFLP; translated from the coding sequence GTGCACACTCTCGAGCTCGACGATGTCGACATCGCGTACCGGACCTTCGGTACCGGGTCCGAGCTGGTGGTGCTGGTGCACGGCTGGCCACAGACCGGGCGGTGCTGGCGCCGGATCGCCGGTCCGCTCGCCGAGCGCCGGACCGTGCTGGTCCCCGACCTGCGCGGGTACGGCGACTCCGGCCTGGCACGCAGCGGTGCCTACACCAAGCGCGACGCCGCCGGGGACGTGGCGGCGCTGATCGAGCGCCTCGGGCACGACTCGGCCATCGTGGTCGGCCACGACCGCGGGGCACGGGTGTCGCACCGTCTCGCCCTCGACCACCCGGACCGGGTGTCCGCGCTCGCGCTGCTGGACATCGTGCCGACCCGCACCGTGATGAACACGTTCGACCGCAGCTCGGCGGCAGCGATGTGGCACTGGTTCTTCCACCTGCAGCCGGACCTGCCCGAGCTCCTGCTGGCCGGCAACGCCGAGCCCTACCTGAGGCACTTCATGCGCGGGGTGCTGGCGACCGGAGCGGTCGACGAGGAGACCTTCGGGCACTACGTCCGTGCCTTCTCCGAGCCCGGCCACCTGGCCGCCGGGCTCGCGGACTACCGGGCGGGGTTCACCACGGACCTGGAGCTCGACGAGCTCGACCACGCCGGTGGCAAACGGATCACGAGCCCGCTGCTCGTGCTGTGGGGCGCCGAGGGTGGGCTGGGCGGGACCGACGTCGTCGACACCTGGCGGCGGCACCATGCGGATTCCGACGCGGTCGTCGGACACGCCGTGCCCGGTGGGCACTACGTGCCGGAGGAGGCGCCGGAGGCCGTGCTCACGGCTCTGCGCGGCTTCCTGCCCTGA
- a CDS encoding nuclear transport factor 2 family protein, giving the protein MLSPYETRRSDTLPQRYEDALALRNLIDNWALWRDAGDWERFATVWTPDGWMTATWFQGSAREFIAASRDGFEHGVNILHFLGGHTADVAGDRATTQTKMSISQRAVVEGIEVDVVCTGRFYDFCLRDDEGWRIARRQPIYEKDRLDPVDPSASLRLDRELLDRFPAGYRHLGYVQTRSGFTVADGLPGLTGEAVHRLYAEGAAWLSGSATPGDPRRTAVSA; this is encoded by the coding sequence ATCCTGTCGCCGTACGAGACGAGGAGGTCAGACACGCTGCCACAGCGGTACGAGGATGCACTTGCTCTGCGTAACCTGATCGACAACTGGGCACTCTGGCGGGACGCCGGTGACTGGGAACGGTTTGCCACTGTGTGGACACCGGACGGCTGGATGACCGCGACCTGGTTCCAGGGGTCGGCCCGCGAGTTCATCGCGGCCAGCCGCGACGGCTTCGAGCACGGGGTGAACATCCTGCACTTCCTGGGCGGGCACACGGCCGACGTCGCCGGTGACCGCGCGACGACCCAGACGAAAATGTCGATCAGCCAGCGGGCCGTCGTCGAGGGGATCGAGGTCGACGTGGTGTGCACGGGCCGGTTCTACGACTTCTGCCTGCGCGACGACGAGGGATGGCGGATCGCCCGCCGGCAGCCGATCTACGAGAAGGACCGGCTGGATCCGGTCGATCCGTCGGCCTCGCTCCGGCTCGACCGGGAGCTGCTGGACCGCTTCCCGGCCGGGTACCGCCACCTCGGCTACGTCCAGACCCGCTCCGGGTTCACCGTCGCCGACGGGCTCCCGGGGCTCACCGGCGAGGCCGTCCACCGCCTGTACGCCGAGGGTGCGGCCTGGCTGTCCGGATCCGCCACACCGGGTGACCCGCGACGGACGGCCGTGTCCGCATGA
- a CDS encoding IclR family transcriptional regulator: MAGRTNSPGQTVSGRLLSVLDCFSVARPALTLSEVARHSGLPVSTARRLIGELCAWGGLERTADGRYRIGMRLWTIGSLAPRQRDLREAALPYMHDLFQATKENVQLVVEEGGRALCIEKISSSRAVPTRTEVGGRLPLHATGVGKAILAFSPHELLAEVVAPGLARLTPQTITEPGRLARALREVRTAGVAYSYEEMTLGAVSVAAPVTLLGSGVCAALGIVAHSHTVVDRLAPAVRTAALGISRSIA, encoded by the coding sequence ATGGCCGGTCGCACGAACTCCCCGGGGCAGACGGTCTCCGGCCGCCTGCTGTCCGTCCTGGACTGTTTCTCGGTCGCGCGTCCCGCGTTGACCCTCAGCGAGGTGGCCCGGCACAGCGGCCTGCCGGTGTCGACCGCGCGCCGGCTGATCGGCGAGCTCTGCGCGTGGGGCGGGCTGGAGCGGACGGCCGACGGGCGGTACCGGATCGGGATGCGCCTCTGGACCATCGGCAGCCTGGCGCCCCGGCAGCGGGACCTGCGAGAGGCCGCGTTGCCCTACATGCACGACCTCTTTCAGGCCACCAAGGAGAACGTCCAGCTCGTGGTCGAGGAGGGTGGGCGGGCGCTGTGCATCGAGAAGATCTCGAGCTCCCGGGCGGTGCCCACGCGGACCGAGGTCGGTGGCCGGTTGCCGCTGCACGCCACCGGTGTCGGCAAGGCGATCCTGGCGTTCTCCCCGCACGAGCTGCTGGCGGAGGTCGTGGCGCCGGGGCTGGCGCGGCTCACCCCGCAGACGATCACCGAGCCCGGCCGGCTCGCGCGGGCGCTGCGCGAGGTGCGCACGGCCGGCGTCGCTTACTCCTACGAGGAGATGACCCTCGGTGCGGTCTCGGTGGCGGCCCCGGTCACGCTGCTCGGTAGCGGGGTGTGTGCCGCGCTGGGGATCGTTGCGCACTCGCACACCGTGGTGGACCGGTTGGCCCCTGCGGTGCGGACGGCCGCGCTGGGGATCTCGCGGTCGATCGCCTGA
- a CDS encoding lipid-transfer protein, whose translation MSRSAHVAGVGMVPFTKPRETQGYEVMGARAAREALQDAGVDYDLVQQAYVGYVYGDSTSGQAALYPVGLTGIPVVNVNNNCSTGSSALFLARQAVASGAVECALALGFEQMVNGALAMGYSDRTSPFAIFDEAARPMQERDEKAPFAAQYFGGAGREHMERYGTEQATFAAIAVKARKHAANNPYAVFREQVTEEEVLASPAIYGPLTRLMCCPPTCGAAAAVVCSEDFARRHGLDASVVVRAQAMTTDTASTFEAGDMRRIVGYDLTASAAAQVYEASGVSPEDLRVVELHDCFATNELITYEGLGLTPEGSAEKFVRAGDNTYGGRVVTNPSGGLLSKGHPLGATGLAQCAELVWQLRGTAGARQVDGVTLALQHNLGLGGACVVTLYERVAA comes from the coding sequence ATGAGCCGCAGCGCACACGTCGCCGGGGTCGGGATGGTGCCGTTCACCAAGCCGCGCGAGACGCAGGGCTACGAGGTGATGGGCGCCCGGGCCGCCCGGGAGGCGCTGCAGGACGCGGGCGTGGACTACGACCTCGTCCAGCAGGCCTACGTCGGCTACGTCTACGGCGACTCCACCTCGGGCCAGGCCGCGCTCTACCCGGTCGGGCTGACCGGCATCCCGGTCGTCAACGTCAACAACAACTGCTCGACCGGCTCGTCGGCACTGTTCCTGGCCCGCCAGGCGGTCGCCTCCGGCGCGGTGGAGTGCGCGCTCGCGCTGGGCTTCGAGCAGATGGTCAACGGCGCGCTGGCCATGGGCTACTCCGACCGGACCTCGCCGTTCGCAATCTTCGACGAAGCAGCCCGCCCGATGCAGGAGCGCGACGAGAAGGCCCCGTTCGCCGCCCAGTACTTCGGCGGCGCCGGTCGCGAGCACATGGAGCGCTACGGCACCGAGCAGGCCACGTTCGCCGCGATCGCGGTGAAGGCGCGCAAGCACGCCGCGAACAACCCGTACGCGGTGTTCCGCGAGCAGGTCACCGAGGAGGAGGTGCTCGCCTCCCCCGCCATCTACGGCCCGCTGACCCGGCTGATGTGCTGCCCGCCCACCTGCGGCGCCGCCGCGGCCGTGGTGTGCAGCGAGGACTTCGCCCGCCGGCACGGTCTCGACGCCTCGGTCGTGGTCCGTGCCCAGGCGATGACCACCGACACCGCCAGCACGTTCGAGGCCGGCGACATGCGCCGCATCGTCGGCTACGACCTCACCGCCTCCGCCGCGGCGCAGGTCTACGAGGCGTCCGGGGTGTCACCGGAGGACCTGCGGGTGGTGGAGCTGCACGACTGCTTCGCCACCAACGAGCTGATCACCTACGAGGGGCTCGGCCTGACCCCGGAGGGCTCGGCGGAGAAGTTCGTCCGGGCAGGCGACAACACCTACGGCGGGCGGGTGGTCACCAACCCCTCCGGCGGGCTGCTGTCCAAGGGCCACCCGCTCGGCGCGACCGGGCTGGCCCAGTGCGCCGAGCTGGTCTGGCAGCTGCGCGGCACCGCGGGCGCCCGCCAGGTCGACGGCGTCACGCTGGCGCTGCAGCACAATCTCGGTCTCGGCGGGGCCTGCGTGGTCACCCTCTACGAGCGGGTCGCGGCATGA
- a CDS encoding SDR family NAD(P)-dependent oxidoreductase: protein MRLQDKIALITGAAAGMGRATALTFAREGATVVLADIEDTGPVAAEIHATGGSAQAVRLDVGDEQAWEEVVAGVLERHRRLDVLVNNAGISGTFDPDITSTVHFDRMMRVNARGTFLGIKHGSAAMSRSGGGAIVNMSSTSASIGQFGMHMGYGATKAAIRSMTRTAAAQTAADGIRVNAVAPGMLPPMQTSRGSADPAWRAAQIDGVPMKRGGEVQEVADVVLFLACAESSYVTGVEILVDGGQTAV from the coding sequence ATGAGACTGCAGGACAAGATCGCACTGATCACCGGCGCCGCTGCCGGCATGGGGCGGGCCACCGCTCTCACCTTCGCCCGGGAGGGCGCCACCGTCGTCCTCGCCGACATCGAGGACACCGGGCCGGTGGCCGCCGAGATCCACGCCACCGGCGGGTCCGCGCAGGCCGTCCGCCTCGATGTGGGGGACGAGCAGGCCTGGGAGGAGGTTGTCGCCGGGGTCCTGGAGCGACACCGCCGGCTCGACGTGCTGGTCAACAACGCGGGGATCAGCGGCACCTTCGATCCGGACATCACCAGCACCGTCCACTTCGACCGGATGATGCGGGTGAACGCCCGGGGGACATTCCTCGGCATCAAGCACGGGTCCGCGGCGATGTCGCGCTCCGGTGGCGGGGCGATCGTCAACATGTCGTCGACCTCGGCCTCCATCGGCCAGTTCGGCATGCACATGGGCTACGGCGCGACCAAGGCGGCGATCCGCTCGATGACCAGGACGGCCGCCGCGCAGACGGCCGCCGACGGCATCCGGGTGAACGCCGTCGCCCCGGGCATGCTGCCCCCGATGCAGACCTCGCGGGGCTCGGCCGATCCGGCCTGGCGGGCCGCGCAGATCGACGGGGTCCCGATGAAGCGCGGCGGCGAGGTGCAGGAGGTGGCGGACGTCGTGCTGTTCCTCGCCTGCGCCGAGTCGTCGTACGTGACCGGTGTGGAGATCCTCGTCGACGGCGGCCAGACCGCCGTCTGA
- a CDS encoding dioxygenase family protein produces the protein MSATGFSEAHSAEIVDASFAGTADPRLRSVLTALVTHLHDFVKEIEPTHDEWQRAVDFLTAVGRMCNDTRQEFVLLSDVLGVSMLVDAIGNRTSVAATDSTVLGPFHMVESPERELGADISLDGDGEPCVLAGRVCSADGTPLAGARVDVWQANGSGFYDVQQPDSTPESNLRGLFRTDGAGRYRLRSVVPRHYPIPDDGPVGQLLAATGRHPNRPAHVHLIVEAEGHRPLTTHVFVADSPYLDSDAVFGVKESLIRPVRLVDDPDLARQHGTANPFRLLEFDVVLAPLPEQDRR, from the coding sequence ATGAGCGCCACCGGCTTCTCGGAGGCGCACTCGGCGGAGATCGTGGACGCGAGCTTCGCCGGCACGGCCGATCCCCGGCTGCGCAGCGTGCTCACCGCACTCGTCACACACCTGCACGACTTCGTGAAGGAGATCGAACCGACCCACGACGAGTGGCAGCGCGCCGTCGACTTCCTCACCGCGGTCGGGCGGATGTGCAACGACACCCGCCAGGAGTTCGTCCTGCTGTCCGACGTCCTCGGCGTGTCCATGCTGGTCGACGCGATCGGGAACCGGACCTCGGTGGCCGCCACCGACTCCACCGTCCTCGGGCCGTTCCACATGGTCGAGTCGCCGGAACGTGAGCTGGGAGCCGACATCTCGCTCGACGGCGACGGAGAGCCGTGCGTGCTCGCCGGTCGGGTGTGCTCGGCCGACGGGACCCCGCTGGCCGGCGCACGGGTCGACGTCTGGCAGGCGAACGGATCGGGGTTCTACGACGTCCAGCAGCCGGACTCGACACCCGAGTCCAACCTTCGCGGGCTGTTCCGTACCGACGGCGCCGGCCGCTACCGGCTGCGCTCCGTCGTGCCCCGCCACTACCCGATACCCGACGACGGCCCGGTCGGGCAGCTGCTCGCCGCCACCGGCCGTCATCCGAACCGGCCGGCCCACGTGCACCTGATCGTCGAGGCCGAGGGCCACCGACCGCTCACCACACATGTGTTCGTCGCGGACAGCCCGTACCTGGACTCGGACGCCGTGTTCGGCGTCAAGGAGTCGCTGATCCGGCCGGTGCGGCTCGTCGACGACCCGGACCTCGCCCGGCAGCACGGGACGGCGAACCCGTTCCGGCTCCTCGAGTTCGACGTCGTCCTGGCCCCACTGCCCGAACAGGACCGGCGGTGA